One window of Candidatus Nitrospira kreftii genomic DNA carries:
- a CDS encoding CDP-diacylglycerol-glycerol-3-phosphate 3-phosphatidyltransferase, with amino-acid sequence MNIPNSLTILRILLVPVYVGFMTYGQYGYALAILLTAGLTDAIDGHLARKLNQRTRLGTLLDPLADKVLLTSSFISLAMLHLIPSWLVILVVSRDLILLLGTAVAHVTSTPIKVTPTFLGKGTTMFQLAYVVLIVLLTWWGRDSSVLTPLLVVMVGFTLASGFHYLYRGYRDANAVPPLA; translated from the coding sequence ATGAACATTCCCAATAGCCTCACGATTCTCCGCATCCTCTTGGTCCCGGTGTATGTCGGTTTTATGACGTATGGGCAATATGGGTACGCACTTGCGATCCTTCTCACGGCAGGATTGACGGATGCCATCGACGGCCATCTGGCGCGTAAACTCAATCAGCGCACGAGATTAGGTACCTTGCTCGATCCTCTTGCCGACAAGGTGCTGCTGACCTCAAGTTTCATCTCGCTTGCGATGCTGCACTTGATTCCATCATGGCTTGTCATTTTGGTTGTCAGCCGAGACTTGATCCTCTTGTTGGGCACGGCAGTAGCGCACGTCACAAGCACACCAATTAAGGTAACGCCGACGTTCCTCGGAAAGGGAACCACCATGTTTCAGCTGGCCTATGTTGTTCTGATCGTCTTGTTGACCTGGTGGGGGCGTGATTCTTCTGTTCTGACCCCGCTTCTCGTGGTCATGGTTGGGTTCACCCTGGCCTCCGGGTTTCATTACCTCTACCGCGGGTATCGAGATGCGAACGCTGTCCCTCCGCTCGCCTAG
- a CDS encoding hypothetical protein (conserved protein of unknown function): MSTLPLMFKKEGLVEKHQVEGVDPSDRYFNRAILVNRTSAGYSAKVMYEALVVESGSHSTIGAAVKELVEKLQESGFSRLRTRTNFRGTRYLAEKETWIDYPDLP, from the coding sequence ATGAGCACGCTGCCCCTGATGTTCAAGAAGGAAGGATTGGTGGAGAAGCATCAGGTCGAAGGAGTGGACCCAAGCGACCGATATTTCAATCGTGCGATCCTGGTGAATCGGACGAGTGCAGGATACTCGGCCAAGGTGATGTATGAAGCGCTCGTCGTTGAAAGCGGCTCGCACTCGACAATCGGTGCAGCAGTGAAGGAACTCGTAGAGAAACTTCAGGAATCAGGATTCAGTCGCTTGAGGACACGGACCAATTTCAGAGGCACGCGTTACCTTGCTGAGAAAGAGACGTGGATCGACTACCCAGACCTACCTTAG
- a CDS encoding putative Esterase, beta-lactamase family, translating to MPDRHRIQSALDRAVADNVFPGAVLAVRHRDRPVAYFTAGRLSTSPPGSPVTPSTSYDLASLTKPLATVTSLAILIQNAQCRLEDRVIDYLPECGGTPIGSATLRHLLTHTSGLPGWRGYYERIAVRGAIPSSIEERAFAKQAMLNLIRAESLVYEQGTRCLYSDLGFMLLGFIIEHCSRQSLNVFLKDHILKSMTGVHVEFVLQERIQHFLDKMAQHGGGVAPTELDPWRGRVLCGEVHDENAAALGGEAGHAGLFGSVDAVLAISGIWRQAYHGRATILDQGLVRDFTRRQDPAGVASWALGWDTPSRPSSAGQYFSTRSFGHLGYTGTSIWIDPEQELEVVLLSNRVHPTRKNEAIRNFRPMIHDLVYREFVESH from the coding sequence ATGCCTGACCGACATCGTATCCAATCAGCTCTCGACCGCGCCGTTGCGGACAACGTGTTCCCTGGCGCCGTCTTGGCGGTGCGGCACAGAGACCGGCCTGTTGCCTATTTCACGGCCGGACGTCTCTCGACCTCTCCTCCAGGGTCTCCGGTTACCCCTTCGACGTCCTATGATTTGGCTTCATTGACCAAACCCTTAGCCACGGTCACTTCCCTCGCGATTCTGATCCAAAACGCTCAGTGCCGGCTTGAAGATCGTGTGATCGACTATCTCCCCGAATGTGGCGGGACTCCGATCGGTTCTGCCACACTTCGTCACCTCTTGACCCATACTTCCGGACTGCCTGGCTGGCGAGGGTATTATGAGCGGATTGCTGTACGTGGAGCAATTCCTTCATCGATCGAAGAACGAGCATTCGCGAAGCAGGCCATGCTCAATTTGATCCGAGCTGAATCGCTGGTCTACGAACAGGGCACACGCTGTCTCTACAGTGATCTTGGATTCATGTTGCTGGGCTTCATCATTGAACACTGTAGCCGACAGTCGCTGAATGTCTTCTTGAAAGATCACATTCTGAAATCCATGACCGGAGTCCATGTGGAATTTGTGTTGCAGGAGCGGATACAACACTTTCTGGACAAGATGGCTCAGCATGGAGGAGGCGTCGCGCCGACGGAGCTTGACCCATGGCGGGGCCGAGTCCTCTGTGGAGAAGTTCATGATGAGAATGCGGCTGCACTCGGCGGCGAAGCTGGTCATGCTGGGTTGTTCGGAAGTGTCGACGCCGTGTTGGCTATTTCAGGTATCTGGAGGCAGGCCTATCATGGTCGAGCAACCATTCTTGATCAGGGTCTTGTTCGGGATTTTACTCGACGACAAGATCCGGCAGGTGTAGCCAGTTGGGCACTTGGTTGGGACACGCCGTCGAGGCCGTCATCGGCGGGGCAATATTTTTCCACTCGATCGTTTGGCCATCTCGGCTATACGGGCACATCAATTTGGATCGATCCGGAACAGGAATTAGAAGTTGTCCTTCTCTCGAATCGAGTCCATCCGACAAGAAAAAACGAGGCGATCCGTAATTTTCGACCGATGATTCACGATCTGGTGTATCGCGAGTTTGTAGAATCCCACTAA
- a CDS encoding putative Cell division protein DivIVA, translated as MKITPLDIQQMVFQVKLRGYDREEVNRFLEEISQTVEILNRDNVMLRDRIESLEQQVSELKRTESTLSNTLISAQSLADDIKRSAQRDAELIVKEAELKAGELFRQARVELGNTQRDLAVLHKQRLLMVERMRATLSTFERMLDVEASEAYQEHNSIREEKMEGESTPAR; from the coding sequence ATGAAGATTACGCCACTCGATATTCAACAGATGGTTTTCCAGGTCAAGCTTCGTGGCTATGATCGTGAGGAGGTCAATCGCTTTCTCGAAGAAATCTCGCAAACTGTGGAGATATTGAATCGTGACAATGTGATGTTGCGTGATCGCATTGAGTCGCTGGAGCAGCAAGTATCTGAATTGAAACGGACCGAGTCCACGTTGTCCAATACCCTGATTTCGGCACAGTCGTTGGCGGATGACATCAAGCGAAGTGCCCAACGAGATGCAGAGTTGATCGTCAAAGAAGCGGAATTAAAAGCCGGCGAGCTTTTTCGACAAGCCCGCGTCGAACTGGGAAATACGCAGCGAGACCTTGCTGTACTCCATAAGCAGCGATTGCTCATGGTCGAACGGATGCGCGCAACGCTCAGTACATTCGAAAGGATGTTGGATGTAGAGGCCAGTGAAGCTTATCAAGAGCACAACAGCATACGGGAGGAAAAAATGGAAGGCGAGTCAACGCCTGCCCGTTGA